One segment of Etheostoma cragini isolate CJK2018 chromosome 23, CSU_Ecrag_1.0, whole genome shotgun sequence DNA contains the following:
- the lrguk gene encoding leucine-rich repeat and guanylate kinase domain-containing protein isoform X1, whose protein sequence is MKETTSQQFSSASPTYFSPGSLNDVPFAEASDCGELTLEENKDMEVKQLTLHKRSGEVKQHSKKDGVLTAEVVSSCMSNLGRVGTGLQHLYHQLSLPSHDLSDISVLCNYVHLQKLELPHNKIKDLSCVSHMPYLVILDASHNDISSFFGFQPPKNLKEVNFSHNCITKMKDLSAFSSLSHLDLGYNCLSEISGLEQCCKLTHLSLAHNRLSRISGLDSPVLLTHLCLRGNQLKRIEGLENLKSLQVLDLSLNHIASLSGLQNLRQLGSINLEKNLISEVQECKHIHDLFLLRDLNLLGNSIQEQPDYRLAVIFLLQHLTVLDQAEVTAEEKVASVNKYDPPLDVLAARDHMTHLVYQLMQPQVLYESSTMPNADSPYPMLVLTGPPGCGKRELAHRLCQELSDYFAYGISHTTRGPYSREVHGIDYHFINEEDFQSMIKMGKFIQTMQYGGHSYGLTRDAIEDVAREGLACCVHMELEGVFSLKNTYFEPRYILLIPIQVEKYMDHLKSHGLYTPAQIDMAKSRIELYANTNRQRLGFFDNVIPCDDWDKAYQTLRQVVKEYLLLDEEGENNHRGSLDNSSTGNEPEEKLASPPLPRSGSSTLASLSATALDPSDPSYRNYFTKIHEELSPQKSPAELASIRRREQLVREAVVGKSPGVYSQLFKSSAQTAPSSLQKPNTHLSEDNSNSDESRASSATGLSGSVEPFDMSVQGHTLEALKGQTPEAHFPGTDQLAVAVSPSSDRRPGSDIKPILPPIPAGRKTPASPSPAPSP, encoded by the exons ATGAAGGAAACAACGAGTCAACAATTTTCCTCAGCCTCGCCTACCTACTTTTCCCCAGGGTCCCTCAATGACGTTCCTTTTGCAGAGGCTTCCGACTGCGGTGAGCTAACgttagaagaaaacaaagacatggaG GTAAAACAGCTAACCTTGCACAAGAGGTCTGGGGAagtaaaacaacacagcaaG AAGGATGGTGTTTTAACTGCTGAGGTTGTCTCCAGCTGTATGTCCAACCTTGGACGTGTTGGCACTGGGCTGCAACATTTGTACCACCAGCTTTCCTTGCCT aGTCATGATCTCAGTGACATCTCTGTTTTATGCAATTATGTCCATCTTCAAAAGCTGGAACTGCCGCACAACAAAATTAAAG ATTTATCCTGCGTGAGCCACATGCCCTACCTCGTCATCCTGGATGCTTCTCACAATGACATCTCCAGCTTCTTTGGGTTCCAGCCACCCAAGAACCTAAAA gaggTCAATTTCTCCCACAACTGTATAACAAAAATGAAGGATTTGTCAGCCTTTTCATCTCTTAGTCATTTGGATCTGGGTT ACAACTGTCTCAGTGAGATCAGTGGCCTTGAGCAATGTTGCAAGCTCACCCATCTCAGCCTGGCACACAACAGGCTCTCTAGGATCAGCGGCCTGGACAGTCCTGTGCTTCTCACACACCTTTGCCTT AGGGGGAACCAGCTGAAAAGGATTGAAGGGTTGGAGAATCTGAAGAGTCTGCAGGTTCTCGACTTGTCTCTGAACCACATAGCCAGTCTTTCTGGCCTCCAGAATCTCCGCCAACTGGGCTCCATAAATCTGGAGAAAAACCTG ATCAGTGAAGTACAGGAGTGCAAACACATTCATGATCTGTTCCTGTTGAGGGACCTCAACCTGCTGGGAAACTCCATACAG GAGCAACCTGATTACAGACTCGCAGTTATTTTCCTCCTGCAACATCTGACTGTGCTGGACCAAGCTGAAGTTACTGCAGAAGAAAAG GTGGCATCAGTAAACAAGTATGACCCTCCTTTGGATGTGTTGGCTGCCAGGGATCATATGACCCACCTGGTATATCAGCTGATGCAGCCTCAGGTGCTCTATGAGAG CAGTACTATGCCCAATGCAGACTCTCCATATCCCATGCTGGTTCTGACCGGTCCACCAGGCTGTGGGAAGCGGGAGCTGGCTCACAGGCTGTGTCAGGAGTTGAGCGACTACTTTGCGTACGG aaTCTCTCACACCACTAGGGGGCCCTACTCCAGAGAGGTGCATGGAATTGATTACCATTTCATCAATGAGGAAGATTTTCAGAGCATGATTAAAATG GGTAAGTTTATCCAGACCATGCAGTACGGGGGTCACAGCTATGGTCTGACCAGAGATGCCATAGAGGATGTAGCCAGAGAAGGACTAGCCTGCTGTGTGCATATGGAGCTAGAG GGTGTGTTCAGTCTGAAGAACACCTACTTTGAGCCTCGATACATCCTGCTCATCCCCATCCAGGTGGAGAAGTACATGGACCACCTGAAAAGCCATGGTCTCTATACCCCAGCACAGATCGACATGGCAAAGTCACGTATAGAGCTCTACGCCAATACCAACAGGCAACGACTTGGATTCTTCGATAATGTTATTCCCTGTG aTGACTGGGATAAAGCCTATCAGACACTGAGGCAGGTAGTTAAGGAGTACCTTTTGCTAGACGAAGAAGGAGAAAACAACCACAGAGGATCCCTTGACAACAGCTCCActg GAAACGAGCCAGAGGAGAAGCTAGCTTCACCACCCCTGCCGAGGTCAGGATCCAGCACACTGGCCTCACTCTCTGCCACAGCTCTTGACCCCTCAGATCCCTCCTACAGAAACTATTTTACCAAGATCCATGAAGAGCTCAGCCCTCAGAAGAGCCCCGCT GAGCTAGCTTCCATCAGGAGGCGTGAGCAGCTGGTGAGAGAGGCAGTAGTGGGGAAGAGTCCAGGGGTCTACAGCCAGCTCTTTAAAAG CTCTGCTCAAACAGCCCCATCATCACTGCAGAAGCCTAATACTCATTTAAGTGAGGACAACag CAACTCGGATGAGTCTCGCGCCAGTTCAGCCACGGGCTTGTCTGGTTCAGTGGAGCCGTTTGATATGTCTGTGCAGGGACACACTTTGGAAGCGCTAAAAG GCCAAACTCCTGAAGCCCACTTTCCAGGCACAGACCAGCTAGCTGTGGCCGTGTCTCCCTCCTCTGATAGACGTCCGGGATCCGACATTAAGCCCATTCTGCCACCAATCCCCGCTGGGCGCAAGACCCCTGCATCGCCTAGCCCGGCTCCTTCACCCTGA
- the lrguk gene encoding leucine-rich repeat and guanylate kinase domain-containing protein isoform X5 yields the protein MKETTSQQFSSASPTYFSPGSLNDVPFAEASDCGELTLEENKDMEKDGVLTAEVVSSCMSNLGRVGTGLQHLYHQLSLPSHDLSDISVLCNYVHLQKLELPHNKIKDLSCVSHMPYLVILDASHNDISSFFGFQPPKNLKEVNFSHNCITKMKDLSAFSSLSHLDLGYNCLSEISGLEQCCKLTHLSLAHNRLSRISGLDSPVLLTHLCLRGNQLKRIEGLENLKSLQVLDLSLNHIASLSGLQNLRQLGSINLEKNLISEVQECKHIHDLFLLRDLNLLGNSIQEQPDYRLAVIFLLQHLTVLDQAEVTAEEKVASVNKYDPPLDVLAARDHMTHLVYQLMQPQVLYESSTMPNADSPYPMLVLTGPPGCGKRELAHRLCQELSDYFAYGISHTTRGPYSREVHGIDYHFINEEDFQSMIKMGKFIQTMQYGGHSYGLTRDAIEDVAREGLACCVHMELEGVFSLKNTYFEPRYILLIPIQVEKYMDHLKSHGLYTPAQIDMAKSRIELYANTNRQRLGFFDNVIPCDDWDKAYQTLRQVVKEYLLLDEEGENNHRGSLDNSSTGNEPEEKLASPPLPRSGSSTLASLSATALDPSDPSYRNYFTKIHEELSPQKSPAELASIRRREQLVREAVVGKSPGVYSQLFKSSAQTAPSSLQKPNTHLSEDNSNSDESRASSATGLSGSVEPFDMSVQGHTLEALKGQTPEAHFPGTDQLAVAVSPSSDRRPGSDIKPILPPIPAGRKTPASPSPAPSP from the exons ATGAAGGAAACAACGAGTCAACAATTTTCCTCAGCCTCGCCTACCTACTTTTCCCCAGGGTCCCTCAATGACGTTCCTTTTGCAGAGGCTTCCGACTGCGGTGAGCTAACgttagaagaaaacaaagacatggaG AAGGATGGTGTTTTAACTGCTGAGGTTGTCTCCAGCTGTATGTCCAACCTTGGACGTGTTGGCACTGGGCTGCAACATTTGTACCACCAGCTTTCCTTGCCT aGTCATGATCTCAGTGACATCTCTGTTTTATGCAATTATGTCCATCTTCAAAAGCTGGAACTGCCGCACAACAAAATTAAAG ATTTATCCTGCGTGAGCCACATGCCCTACCTCGTCATCCTGGATGCTTCTCACAATGACATCTCCAGCTTCTTTGGGTTCCAGCCACCCAAGAACCTAAAA gaggTCAATTTCTCCCACAACTGTATAACAAAAATGAAGGATTTGTCAGCCTTTTCATCTCTTAGTCATTTGGATCTGGGTT ACAACTGTCTCAGTGAGATCAGTGGCCTTGAGCAATGTTGCAAGCTCACCCATCTCAGCCTGGCACACAACAGGCTCTCTAGGATCAGCGGCCTGGACAGTCCTGTGCTTCTCACACACCTTTGCCTT AGGGGGAACCAGCTGAAAAGGATTGAAGGGTTGGAGAATCTGAAGAGTCTGCAGGTTCTCGACTTGTCTCTGAACCACATAGCCAGTCTTTCTGGCCTCCAGAATCTCCGCCAACTGGGCTCCATAAATCTGGAGAAAAACCTG ATCAGTGAAGTACAGGAGTGCAAACACATTCATGATCTGTTCCTGTTGAGGGACCTCAACCTGCTGGGAAACTCCATACAG GAGCAACCTGATTACAGACTCGCAGTTATTTTCCTCCTGCAACATCTGACTGTGCTGGACCAAGCTGAAGTTACTGCAGAAGAAAAG GTGGCATCAGTAAACAAGTATGACCCTCCTTTGGATGTGTTGGCTGCCAGGGATCATATGACCCACCTGGTATATCAGCTGATGCAGCCTCAGGTGCTCTATGAGAG CAGTACTATGCCCAATGCAGACTCTCCATATCCCATGCTGGTTCTGACCGGTCCACCAGGCTGTGGGAAGCGGGAGCTGGCTCACAGGCTGTGTCAGGAGTTGAGCGACTACTTTGCGTACGG aaTCTCTCACACCACTAGGGGGCCCTACTCCAGAGAGGTGCATGGAATTGATTACCATTTCATCAATGAGGAAGATTTTCAGAGCATGATTAAAATG GGTAAGTTTATCCAGACCATGCAGTACGGGGGTCACAGCTATGGTCTGACCAGAGATGCCATAGAGGATGTAGCCAGAGAAGGACTAGCCTGCTGTGTGCATATGGAGCTAGAG GGTGTGTTCAGTCTGAAGAACACCTACTTTGAGCCTCGATACATCCTGCTCATCCCCATCCAGGTGGAGAAGTACATGGACCACCTGAAAAGCCATGGTCTCTATACCCCAGCACAGATCGACATGGCAAAGTCACGTATAGAGCTCTACGCCAATACCAACAGGCAACGACTTGGATTCTTCGATAATGTTATTCCCTGTG aTGACTGGGATAAAGCCTATCAGACACTGAGGCAGGTAGTTAAGGAGTACCTTTTGCTAGACGAAGAAGGAGAAAACAACCACAGAGGATCCCTTGACAACAGCTCCActg GAAACGAGCCAGAGGAGAAGCTAGCTTCACCACCCCTGCCGAGGTCAGGATCCAGCACACTGGCCTCACTCTCTGCCACAGCTCTTGACCCCTCAGATCCCTCCTACAGAAACTATTTTACCAAGATCCATGAAGAGCTCAGCCCTCAGAAGAGCCCCGCT GAGCTAGCTTCCATCAGGAGGCGTGAGCAGCTGGTGAGAGAGGCAGTAGTGGGGAAGAGTCCAGGGGTCTACAGCCAGCTCTTTAAAAG CTCTGCTCAAACAGCCCCATCATCACTGCAGAAGCCTAATACTCATTTAAGTGAGGACAACag CAACTCGGATGAGTCTCGCGCCAGTTCAGCCACGGGCTTGTCTGGTTCAGTGGAGCCGTTTGATATGTCTGTGCAGGGACACACTTTGGAAGCGCTAAAAG GCCAAACTCCTGAAGCCCACTTTCCAGGCACAGACCAGCTAGCTGTGGCCGTGTCTCCCTCCTCTGATAGACGTCCGGGATCCGACATTAAGCCCATTCTGCCACCAATCCCCGCTGGGCGCAAGACCCCTGCATCGCCTAGCCCGGCTCCTTCACCCTGA
- the lrguk gene encoding leucine-rich repeat and guanylate kinase domain-containing protein isoform X4: MKETTSQQFSSASPTYFSPGSLNDVPFAEASDCGELTLEENKDMEVKQLTLHKRSGEVKQHSKKDGVLTAEVVSSCMSNLGRVGTGLQHLYHQLSLPSHDLSDISVLCNYVHLQKLELPHNKIKDLSCVSHMPYLVILDASHNDISSFFGFQPPKNLKEVNFSHNCITKMKDLSAFSSLSHLDLGYNCLSEISGLEQCCKLTHLSLAHNRLSRISGLDSPVLLTHLCLRGNQLKRIEGLENLKSLQVLDLSLNHIASLSGLQNLRQLGSINLEKNLISEVQECKHIHDLFLLRDLNLLGNSIQEQPDYRLAVIFLLQHLTVLDQAEVTAEEKVASVNKYDPPLDVLAARDHMTHLVYQLMQPQVLYESTMPNADSPYPMLVLTGPPGCGKRELAHRLCQELSDYFAISHTTRGPYSREVHGIDYHFINEEDFQSMIKMGKFIQTMQYGGHSYGLTRDAIEDVAREGLACCVHMELEGVFSLKNTYFEPRYILLIPIQVEKYMDHLKSHGLYTPAQIDMAKSRIELYANTNRQRLGFFDNVIPCDDWDKAYQTLRQVVKEYLLLDEEGENNHRGSLDNSSTGNEPEEKLASPPLPRSGSSTLASLSATALDPSDPSYRNYFTKIHEELSPQKSPAELASIRRREQLVREAVVGKSPGVYSQLFKSSAQTAPSSLQKPNTHLSEDNSNSDESRASSATGLSGSVEPFDMSVQGHTLEALKGQTPEAHFPGTDQLAVAVSPSSDRRPGSDIKPILPPIPAGRKTPASPSPAPSP; the protein is encoded by the exons ATGAAGGAAACAACGAGTCAACAATTTTCCTCAGCCTCGCCTACCTACTTTTCCCCAGGGTCCCTCAATGACGTTCCTTTTGCAGAGGCTTCCGACTGCGGTGAGCTAACgttagaagaaaacaaagacatggaG GTAAAACAGCTAACCTTGCACAAGAGGTCTGGGGAagtaaaacaacacagcaaG AAGGATGGTGTTTTAACTGCTGAGGTTGTCTCCAGCTGTATGTCCAACCTTGGACGTGTTGGCACTGGGCTGCAACATTTGTACCACCAGCTTTCCTTGCCT aGTCATGATCTCAGTGACATCTCTGTTTTATGCAATTATGTCCATCTTCAAAAGCTGGAACTGCCGCACAACAAAATTAAAG ATTTATCCTGCGTGAGCCACATGCCCTACCTCGTCATCCTGGATGCTTCTCACAATGACATCTCCAGCTTCTTTGGGTTCCAGCCACCCAAGAACCTAAAA gaggTCAATTTCTCCCACAACTGTATAACAAAAATGAAGGATTTGTCAGCCTTTTCATCTCTTAGTCATTTGGATCTGGGTT ACAACTGTCTCAGTGAGATCAGTGGCCTTGAGCAATGTTGCAAGCTCACCCATCTCAGCCTGGCACACAACAGGCTCTCTAGGATCAGCGGCCTGGACAGTCCTGTGCTTCTCACACACCTTTGCCTT AGGGGGAACCAGCTGAAAAGGATTGAAGGGTTGGAGAATCTGAAGAGTCTGCAGGTTCTCGACTTGTCTCTGAACCACATAGCCAGTCTTTCTGGCCTCCAGAATCTCCGCCAACTGGGCTCCATAAATCTGGAGAAAAACCTG ATCAGTGAAGTACAGGAGTGCAAACACATTCATGATCTGTTCCTGTTGAGGGACCTCAACCTGCTGGGAAACTCCATACAG GAGCAACCTGATTACAGACTCGCAGTTATTTTCCTCCTGCAACATCTGACTGTGCTGGACCAAGCTGAAGTTACTGCAGAAGAAAAG GTGGCATCAGTAAACAAGTATGACCCTCCTTTGGATGTGTTGGCTGCCAGGGATCATATGACCCACCTGGTATATCAGCTGATGCAGCCTCAGGTGCTCTATGAGAG TACTATGCCCAATGCAGACTCTCCATATCCCATGCTGGTTCTGACCGGTCCACCAGGCTGTGGGAAGCGGGAGCTGGCTCACAGGCTGTGTCAGGAGTTGAGCGACTACTTTGC aaTCTCTCACACCACTAGGGGGCCCTACTCCAGAGAGGTGCATGGAATTGATTACCATTTCATCAATGAGGAAGATTTTCAGAGCATGATTAAAATG GGTAAGTTTATCCAGACCATGCAGTACGGGGGTCACAGCTATGGTCTGACCAGAGATGCCATAGAGGATGTAGCCAGAGAAGGACTAGCCTGCTGTGTGCATATGGAGCTAGAG GGTGTGTTCAGTCTGAAGAACACCTACTTTGAGCCTCGATACATCCTGCTCATCCCCATCCAGGTGGAGAAGTACATGGACCACCTGAAAAGCCATGGTCTCTATACCCCAGCACAGATCGACATGGCAAAGTCACGTATAGAGCTCTACGCCAATACCAACAGGCAACGACTTGGATTCTTCGATAATGTTATTCCCTGTG aTGACTGGGATAAAGCCTATCAGACACTGAGGCAGGTAGTTAAGGAGTACCTTTTGCTAGACGAAGAAGGAGAAAACAACCACAGAGGATCCCTTGACAACAGCTCCActg GAAACGAGCCAGAGGAGAAGCTAGCTTCACCACCCCTGCCGAGGTCAGGATCCAGCACACTGGCCTCACTCTCTGCCACAGCTCTTGACCCCTCAGATCCCTCCTACAGAAACTATTTTACCAAGATCCATGAAGAGCTCAGCCCTCAGAAGAGCCCCGCT GAGCTAGCTTCCATCAGGAGGCGTGAGCAGCTGGTGAGAGAGGCAGTAGTGGGGAAGAGTCCAGGGGTCTACAGCCAGCTCTTTAAAAG CTCTGCTCAAACAGCCCCATCATCACTGCAGAAGCCTAATACTCATTTAAGTGAGGACAACag CAACTCGGATGAGTCTCGCGCCAGTTCAGCCACGGGCTTGTCTGGTTCAGTGGAGCCGTTTGATATGTCTGTGCAGGGACACACTTTGGAAGCGCTAAAAG GCCAAACTCCTGAAGCCCACTTTCCAGGCACAGACCAGCTAGCTGTGGCCGTGTCTCCCTCCTCTGATAGACGTCCGGGATCCGACATTAAGCCCATTCTGCCACCAATCCCCGCTGGGCGCAAGACCCCTGCATCGCCTAGCCCGGCTCCTTCACCCTGA
- the lrguk gene encoding leucine-rich repeat and guanylate kinase domain-containing protein isoform X2, with protein sequence MKETTSQQFSSASPTYFSPGSLNDVPFAEASDCGELTLEENKDMEVKQLTLHKRSGEVKQHSKKDGVLTAEVVSSCMSNLGRVGTGLQHLYHQLSLPSHDLSDISVLCNYVHLQKLELPHNKIKDLSCVSHMPYLVILDASHNDISSFFGFQPPKNLKEVNFSHNCITKMKDLSAFSSLSHLDLGYNCLSEISGLEQCCKLTHLSLAHNRLSRISGLDSPVLLTHLCLRGNQLKRIEGLENLKSLQVLDLSLNHIASLSGLQNLRQLGSINLEKNLISEVQECKHIHDLFLLRDLNLLGNSIQEQPDYRLAVIFLLQHLTVLDQAEVTAEEKVASVNKYDPPLDVLAARDHMTHLVYQLMQPQVLYESTMPNADSPYPMLVLTGPPGCGKRELAHRLCQELSDYFAYGISHTTRGPYSREVHGIDYHFINEEDFQSMIKMGKFIQTMQYGGHSYGLTRDAIEDVAREGLACCVHMELEGVFSLKNTYFEPRYILLIPIQVEKYMDHLKSHGLYTPAQIDMAKSRIELYANTNRQRLGFFDNVIPCDDWDKAYQTLRQVVKEYLLLDEEGENNHRGSLDNSSTGNEPEEKLASPPLPRSGSSTLASLSATALDPSDPSYRNYFTKIHEELSPQKSPAELASIRRREQLVREAVVGKSPGVYSQLFKSSAQTAPSSLQKPNTHLSEDNSNSDESRASSATGLSGSVEPFDMSVQGHTLEALKGQTPEAHFPGTDQLAVAVSPSSDRRPGSDIKPILPPIPAGRKTPASPSPAPSP encoded by the exons ATGAAGGAAACAACGAGTCAACAATTTTCCTCAGCCTCGCCTACCTACTTTTCCCCAGGGTCCCTCAATGACGTTCCTTTTGCAGAGGCTTCCGACTGCGGTGAGCTAACgttagaagaaaacaaagacatggaG GTAAAACAGCTAACCTTGCACAAGAGGTCTGGGGAagtaaaacaacacagcaaG AAGGATGGTGTTTTAACTGCTGAGGTTGTCTCCAGCTGTATGTCCAACCTTGGACGTGTTGGCACTGGGCTGCAACATTTGTACCACCAGCTTTCCTTGCCT aGTCATGATCTCAGTGACATCTCTGTTTTATGCAATTATGTCCATCTTCAAAAGCTGGAACTGCCGCACAACAAAATTAAAG ATTTATCCTGCGTGAGCCACATGCCCTACCTCGTCATCCTGGATGCTTCTCACAATGACATCTCCAGCTTCTTTGGGTTCCAGCCACCCAAGAACCTAAAA gaggTCAATTTCTCCCACAACTGTATAACAAAAATGAAGGATTTGTCAGCCTTTTCATCTCTTAGTCATTTGGATCTGGGTT ACAACTGTCTCAGTGAGATCAGTGGCCTTGAGCAATGTTGCAAGCTCACCCATCTCAGCCTGGCACACAACAGGCTCTCTAGGATCAGCGGCCTGGACAGTCCTGTGCTTCTCACACACCTTTGCCTT AGGGGGAACCAGCTGAAAAGGATTGAAGGGTTGGAGAATCTGAAGAGTCTGCAGGTTCTCGACTTGTCTCTGAACCACATAGCCAGTCTTTCTGGCCTCCAGAATCTCCGCCAACTGGGCTCCATAAATCTGGAGAAAAACCTG ATCAGTGAAGTACAGGAGTGCAAACACATTCATGATCTGTTCCTGTTGAGGGACCTCAACCTGCTGGGAAACTCCATACAG GAGCAACCTGATTACAGACTCGCAGTTATTTTCCTCCTGCAACATCTGACTGTGCTGGACCAAGCTGAAGTTACTGCAGAAGAAAAG GTGGCATCAGTAAACAAGTATGACCCTCCTTTGGATGTGTTGGCTGCCAGGGATCATATGACCCACCTGGTATATCAGCTGATGCAGCCTCAGGTGCTCTATGAGAG TACTATGCCCAATGCAGACTCTCCATATCCCATGCTGGTTCTGACCGGTCCACCAGGCTGTGGGAAGCGGGAGCTGGCTCACAGGCTGTGTCAGGAGTTGAGCGACTACTTTGCGTACGG aaTCTCTCACACCACTAGGGGGCCCTACTCCAGAGAGGTGCATGGAATTGATTACCATTTCATCAATGAGGAAGATTTTCAGAGCATGATTAAAATG GGTAAGTTTATCCAGACCATGCAGTACGGGGGTCACAGCTATGGTCTGACCAGAGATGCCATAGAGGATGTAGCCAGAGAAGGACTAGCCTGCTGTGTGCATATGGAGCTAGAG GGTGTGTTCAGTCTGAAGAACACCTACTTTGAGCCTCGATACATCCTGCTCATCCCCATCCAGGTGGAGAAGTACATGGACCACCTGAAAAGCCATGGTCTCTATACCCCAGCACAGATCGACATGGCAAAGTCACGTATAGAGCTCTACGCCAATACCAACAGGCAACGACTTGGATTCTTCGATAATGTTATTCCCTGTG aTGACTGGGATAAAGCCTATCAGACACTGAGGCAGGTAGTTAAGGAGTACCTTTTGCTAGACGAAGAAGGAGAAAACAACCACAGAGGATCCCTTGACAACAGCTCCActg GAAACGAGCCAGAGGAGAAGCTAGCTTCACCACCCCTGCCGAGGTCAGGATCCAGCACACTGGCCTCACTCTCTGCCACAGCTCTTGACCCCTCAGATCCCTCCTACAGAAACTATTTTACCAAGATCCATGAAGAGCTCAGCCCTCAGAAGAGCCCCGCT GAGCTAGCTTCCATCAGGAGGCGTGAGCAGCTGGTGAGAGAGGCAGTAGTGGGGAAGAGTCCAGGGGTCTACAGCCAGCTCTTTAAAAG CTCTGCTCAAACAGCCCCATCATCACTGCAGAAGCCTAATACTCATTTAAGTGAGGACAACag CAACTCGGATGAGTCTCGCGCCAGTTCAGCCACGGGCTTGTCTGGTTCAGTGGAGCCGTTTGATATGTCTGTGCAGGGACACACTTTGGAAGCGCTAAAAG GCCAAACTCCTGAAGCCCACTTTCCAGGCACAGACCAGCTAGCTGTGGCCGTGTCTCCCTCCTCTGATAGACGTCCGGGATCCGACATTAAGCCCATTCTGCCACCAATCCCCGCTGGGCGCAAGACCCCTGCATCGCCTAGCCCGGCTCCTTCACCCTGA